A genomic stretch from Hemicordylus capensis ecotype Gifberg chromosome 5, rHemCap1.1.pri, whole genome shotgun sequence includes:
- the LZTS3 gene encoding leucine zipper putative tumor suppressor 3, protein MAKLETLSLLSDPSYHSQETFHSFDPRLSEPAPQGTMGSVGSGVANEQEFAMKSVGTRTQNSSRQVDGSRNNYSTREISNRYSGEEKTYKSEKISNSIYINGDLRKSEKVKADLCGNVAANNEKNMPPPPQYREPSNPPKILPISGKLDQSNEPLVRPSAFKPVVPKNFHSMQNLCPPQNNGITENRKTLNHTNSNSPSTVKSGLEKPSLNRTSNQAGGLSDSGRNSLTSLPTYGTGYSQHVGPMSASTSHINRIGTAYADKNIVGYNGISTSDSGRSSSKSTSSFSRLNHLNETMPFHSPSTDDIIQDLEDRLWEKEQEVLQMRRNLDKSEAAIYQVFEEKQKIWEREMEDLRQNYANKLQQVSKKAQRAQQALQLQIFKLQQEKKKLQDDIGQLLQQREELEKKFVAFKKEQAEFLPKIEETKWEVCQKAGEISLLKQQLKDSQSDVSQKLNEIVGLRTQLKEGKSFLREKEEQILTLKDSYSTKSVSLEICENDLQRKMGEVQMLREKLSQCELEVSNLKQTLTNLGGPHSHFNTELTEKLARDALACESDEAKMKRQSEESLSALKKEVERLQAELKAERQQREQQVVDFEEERHTWQEEKEKVIKYQKQLQLNYVEMYQKNQILEHKMNEMTSKITSPPHTEEKKTWTPSRLERIESTEI, encoded by the exons ATGGCCAAATTAGAGACCCTCTCCCTCCTCAGTGACCCCAGCTACCACAGCCAGGAAACATTCCACTCTTTCGACCCCAGGCTCTCCGAACCCGCCCCCCAGGGCACTATGGGAAGCGTTGGCAGCGGTGTGGCCAACGAACAAGAGTTTGCCATGAAGAGCGTGGGCACCAGGACTCAGAACAGTAGCCGGCAGGTTGATGGGTCCCGGAATAACTACTCCACGCGGGAGATCTCCAACCGCTACTCTGGAGAGGAGAAGACCTACAAGTCAGAAAAGATCTCCAACTCCATATACATCAACGGGGACCTGCGCAAGAGCGAGAAAGTCAAGGCGGACCTTTGCGGGAACGTTGCAGCCAACAATGAGAAGAATATGCCACCTCCTCCCCAGTACAGAGAACCCAGTAACCCACCAAAGATATTGCCAATCTCTGGGAAACTAGACCAG AGCAACGAGCCCTTAGTTAGACCTTCAGCCTTTAAACCAGTAGTCCCTAAAAACTTCCATTCCATGCAGAATCTGTGCCCCCCACAGAACAATGGGATAACAGAGAACCGAAAGACCTTGAACCACACCAACAGCAATAGCCCTTCCACAGTCAAAAGCGGCCTGGAGAAGCCCAGTCTTAACAGGACTAGCAACCAAGCAGGGGGCCTCTCCGATTCTGGCCGCAACTCTTTGACAAGCTTGCCCACCTACGGCACAGGCTATAGCCAGCACGTGGGCCCCATGAGTGCTTCAACCAGCCACATAAACCGCATCGGAACGGCCTACGCGGACAAGAACATCGTGGGATACAATGGGATATCTACCTCAGACAGCGGACGGTCTTCAAGCAAGAGCACATCTTCGTTCAGTAGACTTAACCATCTCAACGAAACGATGCCTTTCCACTCTCCCTCAACGGATGACATCATCCAGGACCTGGAAGATAGGCTGtgggagaaagagcaggaggtcCTGCAGATGAGGAGGAACCTGGACAAGAGCGAGGCAGCCATTTACCAGGTCTTTGAGGAGAAGCAAAAGATCTGGGAGCGAGAGATGGAAGATCTCCGGCAAAATTACGCCAACAAACTTCAGCAAGTCTCCAAGAAGGCCCAGAGGGCCCAGCAAGCTTTGCAGCTCCAAATCTTTAAGCTCCAGCAAGAGAAGAAGAAGCTCCAGGATGACATCGGACAACTGCTTCAGCAGCGGGAGGAGCTGGAGAAGAAGTTCGTTGCGTTCAAAAAAGAGCAGGCCGAATTTCTTCCCAAGATCGAGGAGACCAAGTGGGAG GTGTGCCAAAAGGCAGGTGAGATCTCTCTGCTGAAGCAGCAGCTGAAGGACTCCCAATCCGATGTTTCCCAGAAACTTAACGAGATAGTCGGGCTGCGGACCCAACTCAAGGAGGGCAAGAGCTTCCTCCGAGAGAAGGAAGAGCAAATCTTGACCCTGAAGGACTCCTACAGCACCAAAAGCGTCAGCCTGGAGATCTGTGAGAACGACCTGCAGAGGAAGATGGGGGAGGTACAAATGTTGAGGGAAAAACTGAGCCAGTGCGAGCTGGAGGTCTCCAACCTGAAGCAGACCTTGACTAACCTGGGGGGCCCCCACAGCCACTTCAACACGGAGCTCACCGAGAAACTGGCGAGGGACGCCTTGGCCTGCGAGAGCGATGAGGCCAAGATGAAACGGCAGAGCGAGGAAAGCCTCAGCGCCCTGAagaaggaggtggagaggctgcAGGCGGAGTTGAAGGCCGAGCGCCAGCAGCGCGAGCAGCAGGTGGTGGACTTTGAGGAGGAGCGCCACACgtggcaggaggagaaggagaaggtcaTCAAGTaccagaagcagctgcagctgaactACGTGGAGATGTACCAGAAGAACCAAATCCTGGAGCACAAGATGAACGAAATGACCAGCAAGATCACCAGCCCGCCACACACCGAAGAGAAAAAAACGTGGACTCCATCCCGGCTGGAGAGGATAGAGTCCACGGAGATCTAA